The Globicephala melas chromosome 20, mGloMel1.2, whole genome shotgun sequence genome contains a region encoding:
- the RASD1 gene encoding dexamethasone-induced Ras-related protein 1 isoform X2, which produces MKLAAMIKKMCQSDSELSIPAKNCYRMVVLGSSKVGKTAIVSRFLTGRFEDAYTPTIEDFHRKFYCIRGEIYQLDILDTSGNHPFPAMRRLSILTDPRHQILPQEQNQGERGRAPGHLWQQRGPGLLPRGGAARDRAAGGRRPPALRLLRDLGQEEQPPGPDVPRALRHGQPAARDEPGPAPPGIGAALRGAAQEGAAGQEAAASGRRPGRRLRHLGALGAQAKRAQRSHVHPREGQRRRPDQGQGTLRYQLGTPAPRGRRASEDPLVQESSVRAVRPEPRARERGRASSFPALQPVHWGDSKKPRRDHYLLRKERELAEPGLPPRPIPRRRPLAPPAQQRLNLPCFSQRPKNGGGNGS; this is translated from the exons ATGAAATTGGCCGCGATGATCAAGAAGATGTGCCAGAGCGACTCGGAACTGAGTATCCCGGCCAAGAACTGCTACCGCATGGTGGTCCTTGGCTCGTCCAAGGTGGGCAAGACGGCCATCGTGTCGCGCTTCCTCACTGGCCGCTTCGAGGACGCCTACACGCCCACCATCGAGGACTTCCACCGCAAGTTTTACTGCATCCGCGGCGAGATCTACCAGCTCGACATCCTCGACACGTCCGGCAACCACCCCTTCCCCGCCATGCGGCGCCTCTCCATCCTCACTG ATCCTCGACACCAAATCTTGCCTCAAGAACAAAACCAAGGAGAACGTGGACGTGCCCCTGGTCATCTGTGGCAACAAAGGGGACCGGGACTTCTACCGCGAGGTGGAGCAGCGCGAGATCGAGCAGCTGGTGGGCGCCGACCCCCAGCGCTGCGCCTACTTCGAGATCTCGGCCAAGAGGAACAGCCGCCTGGACCAGATGTTCCACGCGCTCTTCGCCATGGCCAACCTGCCGCGCGAGATGAGCCCGGACCTGCACCGCCGGGTATCGGCGCAGCACTGCGAGGCGCTGCACAAGAAGGCGCTGCGGGGCAAGAGGCTGCGGCGAGCGGGCGGCGACCAGGACGACGCCTTCGGCATCTTGGCGCCCTGGGCGCGCAGGCCAAGCGTGCACAGCGATCTCATGTACATCCGCGAGAAGGCCAGCGGCGGCGGCCAGACCAAGGACAAGGAACGCTGCGTTATCAGCTAGGAACTCCCGCCCCGCGCGGACGCAGAGCCTCAGAAGACCCTCTTGTCCAAGAGTCAAGTGTCCGGGCCGTGCGTCCCGAGCCGCGTGCGCGCGAGCGCGGACGGGCGTCTTCCTTCCCAGCACTCCAGCCTGTTCACTGGGGAGACTCAAAGAAACCGAGAAGGGACCATTATCTGCTCCGGAAGGAAAGAGAGCTAGCTGAGCCCGGGCTTCCCCCACGTCCGATCCCCCGTAGGCGCCCGCTAGCCCCACCCGCCCAGCAGAGGTTGAATTTGCCTTGTTTCTCACAAAGACCTAAGAATGGGGGTGGGAATGGGAGTTAA
- the RASD1 gene encoding dexamethasone-induced Ras-related protein 1 isoform X1, with product MKLAAMIKKMCQSDSELSIPAKNCYRMVVLGSSKVGKTAIVSRFLTGRFEDAYTPTIEDFHRKFYCIRGEIYQLDILDTSGNHPFPAMRRLSILTGDVFILVFSLDNRDSFEEVQRLKRQILDTKSCLKNKTKENVDVPLVICGNKGDRDFYREVEQREIEQLVGADPQRCAYFEISAKRNSRLDQMFHALFAMANLPREMSPDLHRRVSAQHCEALHKKALRGKRLRRAGGDQDDAFGILAPWARRPSVHSDLMYIREKASGGGQTKDKERCVIS from the exons ATGAAATTGGCCGCGATGATCAAGAAGATGTGCCAGAGCGACTCGGAACTGAGTATCCCGGCCAAGAACTGCTACCGCATGGTGGTCCTTGGCTCGTCCAAGGTGGGCAAGACGGCCATCGTGTCGCGCTTCCTCACTGGCCGCTTCGAGGACGCCTACACGCCCACCATCGAGGACTTCCACCGCAAGTTTTACTGCATCCGCGGCGAGATCTACCAGCTCGACATCCTCGACACGTCCGGCAACCACCCCTTCCCCGCCATGCGGCGCCTCTCCATCCTCACTG GAGACGTGTTCATCCTGGTGTTCAGCCTGGACAACCGCGACTCCTTCGAGGAGGTGCAGAGGCTCAAGCGGCAGATCCTCGACACCAAATCTTGCCTCAAGAACAAAACCAAGGAGAACGTGGACGTGCCCCTGGTCATCTGTGGCAACAAAGGGGACCGGGACTTCTACCGCGAGGTGGAGCAGCGCGAGATCGAGCAGCTGGTGGGCGCCGACCCCCAGCGCTGCGCCTACTTCGAGATCTCGGCCAAGAGGAACAGCCGCCTGGACCAGATGTTCCACGCGCTCTTCGCCATGGCCAACCTGCCGCGCGAGATGAGCCCGGACCTGCACCGCCGGGTATCGGCGCAGCACTGCGAGGCGCTGCACAAGAAGGCGCTGCGGGGCAAGAGGCTGCGGCGAGCGGGCGGCGACCAGGACGACGCCTTCGGCATCTTGGCGCCCTGGGCGCGCAGGCCAAGCGTGCACAGCGATCTCATGTACATCCGCGAGAAGGCCAGCGGCGGCGGCCAGACCAAGGACAAGGAACGCTGCGTTATCAGCTAG
- the MED9 gene encoding mediator of RNA polymerase II transcription subunit 9 isoform X1: MASVGVSVGRQAEDALQPPAEPPLPETKPLPPPQPPPPVSAPQPQPPPRPPSPAGVKAEENCSFLPLVHNIIKCMDKDSPDVQQDLNALRTKFQEMRKVVGAMPGIHLSPERQQQQLHRLREQVRTKNELLQKYKSLCMFEIPKE; the protein is encoded by the exons ATGGCTTCTGTGGGGGTGTCTGTCGGCCGGCAGGCCGAGGATGCGCTGCAGCCACCCGCAGAGCCGCCGCTGCCCGAGACGAAGCCGCTGCCGCctccgcagccgccgccgccggtCTCCGCGCCGCAGCCGCAACCGCCGCCGAGGCCTCCGTCACCGGCCGGCGTGAAGGCGGAGGAGAACTGCTCCTTCCTCCCACTGGTTCACAACATCATCAAATG CATGGACAAGGACAGCCCTGATGTCCAGCAGGACCTGAACGCCCTCAGGACCAAGTTCCAGGAGATGCGCAAGGTGGTCGGCGCCATGCCTGGCATCCACCTGAGCCCcgagcggcagcagcagcagctgcaccGCCTCCGCGAGCAGGTCCGGACCAAGAACGAGCTCCTGCAGAAGTACAAGAGCCTGTGCATGTTCGAGATCCCCAAGGAGTAG
- the MED9 gene encoding mediator of RNA polymerase II transcription subunit 9 isoform X2, with product MASVGVSVGRQAEDALQPPAEPPLPETKPLPPPQPPPPVSAPQPQPPPRPPSPAGVKAEENCSFLPLVHNIIKWRSVANTRIPTDSQVIWPHSRVHLSTDRHPSRMPPRDQRSASRIWEDVTSVTWWFLLLLSHQWTHLPS from the exons ATGGCTTCTGTGGGGGTGTCTGTCGGCCGGCAGGCCGAGGATGCGCTGCAGCCACCCGCAGAGCCGCCGCTGCCCGAGACGAAGCCGCTGCCGCctccgcagccgccgccgccggtCTCCGCGCCGCAGCCGCAACCGCCGCCGAGGCCTCCGTCACCGGCCGGCGTGAAGGCGGAGGAGAACTGCTCCTTCCTCCCACTGGTTCACAACATCATCAAATG GCGATCAGTTGCAAATACGCGCATACCTACCGACAGCCAAGTCATCTGGCCGCACAGTCGCGTACATCTTAGCACGGACAGACACCCAAG TCGGATGCCACCAAGAGATCAAAGAAGTGCCTCTCGGATTTGGGAGGACGTGACTTCAGTGACCTGGTGGTTCCTTCTGCTTCTGAGTCACCAGTGGACACACCTGCCCAGCTGA